One Phalacrocorax aristotelis chromosome 11, bGulAri2.1, whole genome shotgun sequence DNA segment encodes these proteins:
- the TSPAN6 gene encoding tetraspanin-6 — MASPSRRLQTKPVITCLKSVLLTYTFVFWVSGIVLLAVGVWGRVSLAVYFSLLDEKATNVPFVLVGAGTVVVLLGTFGCFATCRGSTWMLKLYAMLLSLIFLIVLVAAVVGFVFRHEIKTNFESNLKLALRDYNVTADRHSEAVDTIQRTLHCCGVQNYSDWERTEYFTQRGIPQSCCKSQDDCSEEDLKDLSKAKLKVFVDGCFFLVTSTMESKMSIVAGISFGIACFQLVGIILACCLSQYITNNQYEMV; from the exons ATGGCGTCCCCGTCGCGGCGGCTGCAGACGAAGCCGGTGATCACCTGCCTCAAGAGCGTCCTGCTCACCTACACCTTCGTCTTCTGG gtgTCGGGCATAGTGCTGCTGGCGGTGGGCGTCTGGGGCAGGGTGAGCCTAGCCGTCTACTTCTCCCTGCTGGACGAGAAGGCCACCAACGTCCCCTTCGTCCTGGTGGGCGCCGGCACCGTCGTTGTCCTCCTGGGCACCTTCGGCTGCTTCGCCACCTGCCGCGGCAGCACCTGGATGCTCAAGCTG TACGCCATGCTCCTGTCCCTCATCTTCCTCATTGTCCTGGTGGCCGCTGTCGTGGGGTTTGTCTTCAGGCATGAG ATTAAGACAAACTTTGAGAGTAACCTAAAACTGGCCTTGAGGGACTACAACGTGACCGCAGATCGGCACAGTGAGGCCGTCGACACCATCCAGAGAACC CTGCACTGCTGTGGGGTGCAGAACTACTCAGACTGGGAGAGGACTGAGTACTTCACCCAGAGGGGCatcccccagagctgctgcaagaGCCAGGACGACTGCTCGGAGGAGGATCTGAAAGACCTGAGCAAAGCCAAGCTGAAGGTGTTTGTGGAT ggttgtttcttcCTGGTAACGTCAACGATGGAGTCGAAAATGAGCATTGTGGCTGGCATCTCCTTTGGCATTGCATGCTTCCAG ttggttGGCATCATTCTCgcctgctgcctgtcccagtacatcacgAACAATCAGTACGAGATGGTGTAG
- the SRPX2 gene encoding sushi repeat-containing protein SRPX2 isoform X2, giving the protein MAQEAASVLLVVLARLVSSTWHEGSGYYAAESHTNEVYVEEPPSEPALDYRRVPQWCATLNIHRGEATCYSPRGGSYRSSLGTRCELSCARGYRLVGRSAIQCLPSRQWSGMAYCRQIRCHVLPAVLRGSYVCSAGVQMDSRCDYTCLPGYQLEGDRSRVCMEDGRWSGSEPICVDMEPPKIRCPDSRERIAEPGKLTTTVYWDPPHVKDSADGIIKRVMLRGPEPGSEFPEGEHVIRYTAHDQAYNRASCKFSIRVQVRRCPVLKPPQNGYLSCTSDGNNYGATCEYLCDGGYERQGTSLRVCQSTQQWTGSQPLCAPMQINTAVNSAASLLDQFHEKRRLLVISAPDPSNRHYKMQISMLQAVPAPHPLPLQCGAAGQGGR; this is encoded by the exons ATGGCGCAGGAGGCAGCCTCTGTCCTGCTGGTTGTCCTTGCCAGGCTGGTGTCATCCACGTGGCACGAAG ggtCCGGCTACTATGCTGCTGAGAGCCACACCAATGAAGTGTATGTGGAAGAACCCCCCTCCGAGCCTGCCCTGGACTACCGCCGAG TCCCGCAATGGTGTGCAACGCTCAACATCCATCGTGGAGAGGCCACCTGCTACTCGCCCCGGGGGGGGTCCTACcgcagcagcctggggacacGCTGCGAGCTGAGCTGCGCCCGTGGGTACCGGCTGGTGGGACGCAGTGCCATCCAGTGCCTGCCCAGCCGCCAGTGGTCCGGGATGGCGTACTGCCGAC AAATCCGGTGCCATGTGCTGCCAGCGGTGCTGCGGGGCTCCTATGTGTGTTCAGCCGGCGTACAGATGGATTCCCGCTGCGACTACACCTGCCTGCCCGGCTACCAGCTGGAGGGTGACCGGAGCCGTGTCTGCATGGAGGATGGGCGCTGGAGCGGGAGCGAGCCAATCTGTGTAG ATATGGAGCCTCCCAAGATCCGCTGCCCGGACTCCCGGGAGCGGATAGCTGAGCCAGGAAAGCTGACCACCACCGTCTACTGGGACCCCCCCCACGTGAAGGACTCTGCTGACGGCATCATCAAGAG GGTAATGCTACGGGGCCCGGAGCCCGGCTCCGAATTCCCCGAAGGCGAGCACGTGATCCGCTACACTGCCCATGACCAGGCATACAACCGAGCCAGCTGCAAGTTCAGCATCCGTGTCCAAG TGAGGCGCTGCCCTGTCCTGAAGCCTCCGCAGAACGGATACCTCTCCTGCACCTCTGACGGCAACAACTACGGTGCCACCTGCGAGTACCTGTGCGACGGGGGCTACGAGCGCCAGGGCACATCCCTGCGGGTCTGCCAGTCCACCCAGCAGTGGACGGGCTCCCAGCCCCTTTGTGCAC CCATGCAGATCAACACAGCCGTGAACTCAGCTGCCAGCCTGCTGGATCAGTTCCACGAGAAACGCCGCCTCCTCGTCATCTCGGCCCCTGACCCCTCTAACCGCCACTACAAGATGCAGATCTCCATGCTGCAG GCAGTTCCTGCACCTCACCCGCTCCCACTTCAATGCGGTGCTGCTGGACAAGGCGGGCGCTGA
- the SRPX2 gene encoding sushi repeat-containing protein SRPX2 isoform X1 translates to MAQEAASVLLVVLARLVSSTWHEGSGYYAAESHTNEVYVEEPPSEPALDYRRVPQWCATLNIHRGEATCYSPRGGSYRSSLGTRCELSCARGYRLVGRSAIQCLPSRQWSGMAYCRQIRCHVLPAVLRGSYVCSAGVQMDSRCDYTCLPGYQLEGDRSRVCMEDGRWSGSEPICVDMEPPKIRCPDSRERIAEPGKLTTTVYWDPPHVKDSADGIIKRVMLRGPEPGSEFPEGEHVIRYTAHDQAYNRASCKFSIRVQVRRCPVLKPPQNGYLSCTSDGNNYGATCEYLCDGGYERQGTSLRVCQSTQQWTGSQPLCAPMQINTAVNSAASLLDQFHEKRRLLVISAPDPSNRHYKMQISMLQQAACGLDLRHVTTIELVGQPPHEVGRIREHQLSLGIIEELRQFLHLTRSHFNAVLLDKAGADRERYIFPISPDELFVFIDTYLLSEREAARRAQSGDPCE, encoded by the exons ATGGCGCAGGAGGCAGCCTCTGTCCTGCTGGTTGTCCTTGCCAGGCTGGTGTCATCCACGTGGCACGAAG ggtCCGGCTACTATGCTGCTGAGAGCCACACCAATGAAGTGTATGTGGAAGAACCCCCCTCCGAGCCTGCCCTGGACTACCGCCGAG TCCCGCAATGGTGTGCAACGCTCAACATCCATCGTGGAGAGGCCACCTGCTACTCGCCCCGGGGGGGGTCCTACcgcagcagcctggggacacGCTGCGAGCTGAGCTGCGCCCGTGGGTACCGGCTGGTGGGACGCAGTGCCATCCAGTGCCTGCCCAGCCGCCAGTGGTCCGGGATGGCGTACTGCCGAC AAATCCGGTGCCATGTGCTGCCAGCGGTGCTGCGGGGCTCCTATGTGTGTTCAGCCGGCGTACAGATGGATTCCCGCTGCGACTACACCTGCCTGCCCGGCTACCAGCTGGAGGGTGACCGGAGCCGTGTCTGCATGGAGGATGGGCGCTGGAGCGGGAGCGAGCCAATCTGTGTAG ATATGGAGCCTCCCAAGATCCGCTGCCCGGACTCCCGGGAGCGGATAGCTGAGCCAGGAAAGCTGACCACCACCGTCTACTGGGACCCCCCCCACGTGAAGGACTCTGCTGACGGCATCATCAAGAG GGTAATGCTACGGGGCCCGGAGCCCGGCTCCGAATTCCCCGAAGGCGAGCACGTGATCCGCTACACTGCCCATGACCAGGCATACAACCGAGCCAGCTGCAAGTTCAGCATCCGTGTCCAAG TGAGGCGCTGCCCTGTCCTGAAGCCTCCGCAGAACGGATACCTCTCCTGCACCTCTGACGGCAACAACTACGGTGCCACCTGCGAGTACCTGTGCGACGGGGGCTACGAGCGCCAGGGCACATCCCTGCGGGTCTGCCAGTCCACCCAGCAGTGGACGGGCTCCCAGCCCCTTTGTGCAC CCATGCAGATCAACACAGCCGTGAACTCAGCTGCCAGCCTGCTGGATCAGTTCCACGAGAAACGCCGCCTCCTCGTCATCTCGGCCCCTGACCCCTCTAACCGCCACTACAAGATGCAGATCTCCATGCTGCAG caaGCTGCGTGCGGGCTGGACCTCCGTCACGTCACCACCATCGAGCTGGTGGGGCAGCCCCCGCACGAGGTGGGTCGCATCCGGGAGCACCAGCTGTCCCTCGGCATCATTGAGGAGCTCAG GCAGTTCCTGCACCTCACCCGCTCCCACTTCAATGCGGTGCTGCTGGACAAGGCGGGCGCTGACCGTGAGCGCTACATCTTCCCCATCAGCCCCGATGAGCTCTTCGTCTTCATCGACACCTACCTGCTGAGCGAgcgggaggcggcgcggcgggcgcaGAGCGGGGACCCCTGCGAGTGA